One Cydia pomonella isolate Wapato2018A chromosome 14, ilCydPomo1, whole genome shotgun sequence DNA segment encodes these proteins:
- the LOC133525303 gene encoding uncharacterized protein LOC133525303, with the protein MEKPTEPDDTQTKQLTSLKVSQRGKQVILATAQICLKDSSGSLVQLRALIDQGSQGTFITESAVQLLRLKKTLQPANITGLEDQASLPRHVVNLDIYSPIDTHYIMQVNAHVLSKINGWLPSKEFDISQWPALSQLQLADPHMQSPGPIDVLLGAEVYAFILLDGLHKYNDDKLIAQNSKLGWFVSGASKSRSDLPPHNIVAHHALIEVDQLLRKFWETEEYKPHEKPITHLEKQCEEHYKETHYRQDDGRYVVRLPFKDDHENNLGDSRQIALQRLMHMEKRFANKPKFQKDYADFIDQYQKLNHLEDVDPQHKPTHKVYHLPHHAVIRESSSTTKLRVVFDGTAQPSNGSSLNDELLIGPSLLQDLRDLIVRWRTHKICLLADVKQMYRQILVAKEDVDYQRILWRSSPQDEIVEKRLLTVTYGTSCAPFLAIRTLKQLAQDEKEQFPDLVEIISNDFYMDDLLTGANDVEQATKLQSRITQAMAKGKFEMHKWASNSPDVLKNIPSSEKTNQPSVEIKLDDTIKALGIKWNSHHDVFELKVDISEPTERFTKT; encoded by the exons ATGGAGAAACCCACAGAACCTGATGACACACAAACCAAGCAACTCACAAGTCTGAAGGTCTCACAAAGAGGAAAACAAGTGATATTAGCCACAGCACAGATATGCTTGAAAGATAGCAGTGGTTCTCTCGTACAACTCAGAGCCCTTATTGACCAAGGCTCACAAGGAACCTTCATTACGGAGTCTGCAGTGCAACTACTGCGACTGAAGAAGACTTTGCAGCCAGCTAATATCACAGGTCTCGAAGATCAAGCGTCATTGCCACGACACGTCGTTAACTTAGATATTTACTCACCGATAGACACTCACTATATAATGCAAGTTAACGCTCACGTACTCTCGAAGATAAATGGTTGGTTACCCTCAAAGGAGTTTGACATCTCACAATGGCCTGCCCTGTCCCAATTGCAACTAGCGGATCCTCACATGCAATCGCCGGGACCTATTGATGTTCTACTGGGCGCCGAGGTCTATgcatttattttgctagacgGACTTCACAAATATAACGATGACAAGCTTATAGCACAAAACTCGAAACTCGGATGGTTTGTCTCTGGAGCGTCTAAATCACGAAGTGATCTGCCACCTCACAATATTGTAGCTCACCACGCACTCATCGAGGTAGATCAACTCCTACGCAAATTCTGGGAGACTGAAGAGTACAAGCCACATGAGAAACCGATAACACATCTTGAAAAACAATGTGAAGAGCACTATAAAGAAACCCACTATAGACAAGATGATGGACGATATGTCGTACGATTACCTTTTAAAGATGATCACGAAAATAACTTAGGCGACTCTCGACAGATCGCATTACAGAGACTAATGCACATGGAGAAAAGATTCGCAAACAAGCCTAAATTTCAGAAGGATTATGCGGACTTCATCGATCAATATCAGAAGCTGAATCATCTAGAAGATGTagacccacaacataagccaaCTCACAAAGTCTATCATCTCCCCCACCACGCTGTGATAAGAGAATCCAGCAGCACAACAAAGCTTCGCGTGGTCTTTGATGGAACTGCACAGCCGTCAAATGGCTCATCTCTGAACGACGAGTTACTTATTGGACCATCACTATTACAAGACTTGCGAGATCTCATTGTTCGTTGGCGTACTCACAAGATTTGTCTGCTTGCTGACGTAAAGCAAATGTATCGCCAGATACTCGTCGCTAAAGAAGATGTTGACTATCAGCGCATACTGTGGCGCTCATCTCCACAAGATGAAATCGTCGAGAAACGTTTGTTAACTGTGACATATGGTACGTCATGTGCTCCGTTCCTCGCTATTCGCACATTGAAGCAGCTTGCACAAGACGAAAAAGAGCAATTCCCAGACTTAGTTGAAATTATAAGTAATGACTTTTATATGGATGACTTACTCACTGGTGCGAATGACGTGGAACAAGCAACTAAGTTACAGAGTCGTATCACACAAGCTATGGCAAAAGGGAAATTCGAAATGCACAAATGGGCATCCAACAGTCCTGACGTGTTGAAGAATATTCCTAGTTCGGAAAAAACTAATCAACCAAGTGTCGAGATTAAGCTTGATGATACCATCAAAGCTTTAGGTATCAAATGGAACTCACATCACGATGTCTTCGAACTTAAGGTAGATATTTCGGAACCCACAGAACGCTTCACCAAAAC ATGA